A single window of Melospiza georgiana isolate bMelGeo1 chromosome 19, bMelGeo1.pri, whole genome shotgun sequence DNA harbors:
- the CCDC183 gene encoding coiled-coil domain-containing protein 183 has protein sequence MELPSSTWGPKPDLNQRNQEMHILVGLQDQGRRIFARSCEEKLRQNRELIPTLQKALQEDSTFLNFVLKYNKLPIKDAFGELVSGTESLEVAVKKMEAKIHDQVKACDMLMHQLKLWSQARDERQRRLQDLQDAEADPKWKEAEMQTIRQLGNDIEKMLMKIRSGEIVTNLYLRLQEVLRRELVYQPRYLDLLSGMTVMYHQELTSKTTVLPNRVIKKLMAEAGPRVRVEKHLRDQSLAEQKKHLKSLQQQEESERQQRQQAVSMLSAEEDQSSSETLLGADVEGAMARMQREAFVTDKMEKAKTALQCSCLWDIPSSIEAQRKSLENLQQHIDECNEKKNVLKKTLQNLESKQAKLKFNQPVSTASMQEEELREQLRQEEARLEQMRAHMLNNQKRLIEFENIIDNMFLHLQYISIPGKEDSGEVRGMEEKLQHCEQKLQFLKEQAAARPEDSPDEQSETFGKVRNLLEERTAGEKQNLRITFEDEGAAEHDSLEFEEEEEEYVPSREDIKKQGQQLIRMNTRRRKKK, from the exons atggagctcccCAGCAGCACGTGGGGCCCCAAGCCCGACCTGAACCAGCGCAACCAGGAGATGCATATCCTCGTGGGCCTGCAAG ATCAAGGCAGGAGGATTTTCGCTCGGTCCTGCGAGGAGAAGCTCCGGCAGAACAGGGAGCTGATCCCCACCCTGCAGAAGGCCTTGCAGGAGGACTCCACTTTCCTGAACTTTGTCCTGAAG taCAACAAACTCCCCATTAAGGATGCCTTCGGAGAGCTCGTTTCAGGCACTGAGAGCCTGGAG GTGGCCgtaaagaagatggaggccaaaaTCCATGACCAGGTGAAGGCGTGTGACATGCTGATGCACCAGCTGAAGCTGTGGAGCCAAGCCAGGGATGAGCGCCAGAGGCGCCTGCAGGATCTGCAGGATGCTGAGGCTGACCCTAAGTGGAAAGAGGCAGAGATGCAG ACCATTCGCCAGCTGGGCAATGACATCGAGAAGATGCTCATGAAAATTCGAAGTGGAGAGATTGTCACCAACCTGTacctgaggctgcaggaggtCCTGAGGAGG gagctggtgTACCAACCTCGATACCTGGACCTCCTGTCTGGGATGACTGTGATGTACCACCAGGAGCTCACAAGCAAGACTACCGTCCTACCCAACAGAGTCATCAAG AAACTCATGGCCGAGGCAGGGCCCCGGGTCCGTGTGGAGAAGCACCTCAGGGACCAGTCCCTGGCTGAGCAGAAGAAGCACCTcaagagcctgcagcagcaggaggagagcgagaggcagcagaggcag CAAGCTGTGTCCATGCTCTCTGCAGAGGAGGACCAGAGCTCCTCAGAAACGCTGCTGG GTGCTGACGTGGAGGGCGCCATGGCCAGGATGCAGCGCGAGGCCTTTGTGACCGACAAGATGGAGAAGGCAAAGactgccctgcagtgctcctgcctctgg GACATCCCCAGCAGCATCGAGGCACAGAGGAAATCCCTGGAgaacctgcagcagcacatcgATGAGTGCAACGAGAAGAAGAACGTGCTGAAGAAGACCCTGCAGAACCTGGAGTCCAAGCAGGCCAAACTGAAGTTCAACCAACCCGTCAGCACcgccag catgcaggaggaggagctgagggagcagctgaggcaggaggaggcCCGGCTGGAGCAGATGAGAGCCCACATGCTGAACAACCAGAAGCGCCTGATCGAGTTCGAGAACATCATTGACAACATGTTCCTCCACCTGCAGTACATCTCCATCCCTGGCAAG GAGGACTCAGGTGAGGTGCGGGGGatggaggagaagctgcagcactgTGAGCAGAAGCTGCAGTTCCTGAAGGAGCAGGCGGCAGCCCGGCCTGAGGACAGCCCTGATGAACAGAGCGAG ACTTTTGGCAAGGTCAGGAACCTTCTGGAGGAAAGAACTGCAGGTGAAAAACAGAACCTGAGGATCACCTTTGAGGATGAGGGCGCTGCGGAACATG ACAGCTTGGAAtttgaggaggaggaagaggagtaCGTCCCCAGCAGGGAGGACATCAAgaagcaggggcagcagctgatCCGCATGAACACCCGGCGTCGCAAGAAGAAGTAG
- the SBDS gene encoding ribosome maturation protein SBDS: MSIFTPTNQIRLTNVAVVRARRAGKRFEIACYRNKVMGWRSGAEKDLDEVLQTHTVFVNVSKGQVAKKEDLVKAFGTDDQTEICKMILSKGELQVSDKERHTQLEQMFRDIATIVADKCVNPETKRPYTVILIERAMKDIHYSVKPNKSTKQQALEVIRQLKETMQIERAHMRLRFILPAKEGKKLKEKLKPLIKVTESEDFQEQLEMVCLIDPGCFREIDELIRSETKGKGSLEVLSLKDVEEGDEKLE; this comes from the exons ATGTCCATCTTCACCCCCACCAACCAGATCCGCCTCACCAATGTGGCCGTGGTGCGGGCACGGCGCGCCGGGAAGCGCTTCGAGATCGCCTGTTACCGCAACAAGGTCATGGGCTGGCGCAGCGGAGC GGAGAAAGATCTCGACGAGGTCCTGCAGACACACACAGTGTTTGTCAATGTCTCCAAAGGCCAGGTGGCAAAGAAGGAAGATCTGGTTAAAGCATTTGGAACAGATGACCAGACAGAAATCTGTAAGATG ATTTTGTCCAaaggggagctgcaggtgtCGGACAAGGAGCGGCACACGCAGCTGGAGCAGATGTTCCGCGACATCGCCACCATCGTGGCTGACAAGTGCGTGAACCCCGAGACCAAGCGGCCCTACACTGTCATCCTCATCGAGAGGGCCATGAAGGACATCCACTACTCTGTCAAACCCAACAagagcacaaagcagcag GCCCTGGAAGTGAtcaggcagctgaaggagacCATGCAGATTGAACGTGCTCACATGAGGCTGAGATTTATCCTGCCCGCAAAGGAGGGCAAGAAACTGAAAGAGAAGCTGAAGCCACTGATTAAAGTTACTGAGAGTGAAGACTTCCAGGAACAGCTGGAAATG GTGTGCCTTATTGACCCAGGCTGCTTCAGGGAGATCGACGAGCTGATCCGCAGTGAGACAAAAGGGAaaggatccctggaagtgctcagtCTGAAGGATGTGGAGGAAGGAGATGAAAAGCTTGAATAA